In Persicimonas caeni, a single window of DNA contains:
- a CDS encoding lysophospholipid acyltransferase family protein — protein sequence MSETLRKNRKLYRRVTPIIKHLERYFHPQVDGLDRIPDGPALLVGNHNGGVMAPDMFIFLRHFAEHTNFQDVPVPLAHDALFRVPGVKQFLESAGAQPASREHAIDALCAGRKVLVYPGGDWETHRPSSERDKIDFGGRNGFIKIALRANVPIVPVVSAGAHDGWFVITRGDQIAHKLKLDKLFRIKVFPIALGAPFGLVLGPASIHVPLPSDIRIQVLEPVCLDGSVDDAYNVEEHYRHITDAMQGVLTRLARELRGKPN from the coding sequence GTGTCTGAGACGCTACGAAAAAATCGCAAGCTGTACCGGCGCGTGACGCCAATCATCAAGCATCTGGAGCGCTACTTCCACCCGCAGGTCGACGGCCTCGACCGCATCCCCGACGGGCCCGCGTTGCTCGTGGGCAACCACAACGGCGGGGTGATGGCGCCGGATATGTTCATCTTTTTGCGCCATTTCGCCGAGCACACCAACTTCCAGGACGTGCCCGTGCCGCTGGCCCACGACGCGCTGTTCCGGGTGCCTGGGGTGAAGCAATTTCTGGAAAGTGCCGGCGCCCAGCCCGCCTCGCGCGAGCACGCCATCGACGCGCTCTGCGCAGGCAGGAAGGTCCTCGTCTATCCCGGCGGCGACTGGGAGACCCACCGGCCGAGCTCGGAGCGCGACAAGATCGACTTCGGCGGGCGAAACGGGTTCATCAAAATCGCGCTGCGCGCCAACGTGCCCATCGTGCCGGTGGTCTCCGCCGGAGCGCACGACGGCTGGTTTGTGATCACTCGCGGCGACCAGATCGCCCATAAGCTCAAGCTCGACAAGCTCTTTCGGATCAAGGTCTTTCCGATCGCGCTGGGCGCGCCGTTCGGGCTCGTGCTCGGCCCCGCCTCGATCCATGTGCCGCTGCCGTCGGATATTCGCATCCAAGTGCTCGAGCCGGTCTGCCTCGACGGCAGCGTCGACGACGCTTACAACGTCGAGGAGCACTACCGCCACATCACCGACGCGATGCAGGGCGTGCTCACCCGGCTCGCCCGCGAGCTTCGGGGCAAGCCCAACTGA
- a CDS encoding rhomboid family intramembrane serine protease: protein MDQHADQPGPPSPPEGDFAPAPPAQVDRLELVSPSLWTRGMTTAAVMLVVAGLWFSDFILAVFQAQQVSWQIWAMVLGPPLAFAAYLGWRWWDKPAESRAIVFEDERVLLPVSSNSKRTVELAYGDVKGVLAMTRGRSESVLVDTGSKTLGYADGEFERPDGTMLLRQELFRRIHQLPNASEVLAGMRERQKLARIATSKKATVTKALLGILAVYFGVELWMGVSEDPFGLIELGANAPALIDQGQYFRLISANFLHQGWMHIILNGIALLFLGTAVEKLVGSWRMLLIYLLGALGGSLGSYLAGPGMVSVGSSTAIFGLFGAFLALHVRYWKSLPPPFRQSVAWWVVIIGINAGLPVVVPIIDYAAHGAGFVVGGVAAWLLVLPMKDLKPDHRPSMITRGITVLMSAVFVAGLVQAAVYAFETHPQDEAQVFGSMLDEALESESAPEQVNFIAWSTAIDPDASREQLEEARRAVEKVVDEQDDRLEIRDTLATLNYRLARKLSGDRRLELIDEAIDIERAVFREATPTSGLMGDGKVTFASQLARFLSYRREIAGPIIEDNVFAEPPTLRFDPSDDGSMVIRAPGGAASTSVAIYASARVEGKVRGLVLTCLEAGKEEATIDNHDALAKWPNNLRLVTGLVEPVDTCDTELQFWPMSPEIQKLP, encoded by the coding sequence ATGGACCAACATGCCGACCAACCCGGGCCACCGTCGCCTCCCGAAGGTGATTTTGCGCCTGCACCGCCGGCCCAGGTCGACCGGCTCGAGCTGGTTTCTCCGTCCTTGTGGACCCGGGGGATGACAACCGCGGCCGTGATGCTGGTGGTCGCAGGGCTTTGGTTCAGCGACTTCATCTTGGCGGTCTTCCAGGCCCAACAGGTCTCCTGGCAAATCTGGGCGATGGTGTTGGGGCCGCCGTTGGCTTTTGCTGCGTATTTGGGGTGGCGATGGTGGGACAAGCCGGCCGAGTCACGCGCGATTGTCTTCGAGGACGAGCGTGTGCTGCTGCCGGTCTCGTCGAACTCCAAGCGCACCGTCGAACTCGCCTACGGGGACGTCAAAGGTGTGTTGGCGATGACGCGCGGGCGAAGCGAGTCCGTGCTCGTCGACACCGGCAGCAAGACGCTCGGTTATGCCGACGGTGAGTTCGAGCGCCCCGACGGGACGATGCTGCTGCGCCAAGAGCTCTTCCGACGCATCCACCAACTCCCCAACGCCAGCGAGGTCCTCGCCGGGATGCGCGAGCGTCAAAAACTGGCGCGCATCGCCACGTCCAAAAAGGCGACGGTGACCAAGGCGCTTTTGGGTATCTTGGCCGTCTATTTCGGTGTCGAACTGTGGATGGGCGTCTCCGAGGATCCATTCGGGCTCATCGAACTTGGGGCCAACGCGCCTGCGCTCATCGATCAGGGGCAATATTTCCGGCTGATCTCGGCTAATTTCCTGCACCAAGGCTGGATGCACATCATCTTGAACGGCATCGCGCTGCTCTTTTTGGGCACCGCCGTCGAGAAGTTGGTGGGCTCGTGGCGCATGCTACTCATCTATCTGTTGGGCGCCCTGGGCGGCTCACTGGGCTCGTACTTGGCCGGCCCCGGCATGGTGTCGGTGGGCTCGTCGACCGCGATCTTCGGGTTGTTCGGCGCCTTCCTCGCCCTGCATGTGCGCTACTGGAAGTCGCTTCCTCCGCCGTTTCGTCAATCGGTGGCGTGGTGGGTGGTCATCATCGGGATCAACGCCGGTCTTCCGGTCGTCGTGCCGATCATCGATTATGCTGCCCACGGCGCGGGCTTTGTCGTCGGCGGAGTGGCGGCGTGGCTGCTCGTCTTGCCGATGAAAGATCTCAAGCCCGACCACCGTCCGTCGATGATCACGCGGGGCATTACCGTGCTGATGAGCGCGGTGTTCGTCGCCGGCCTCGTCCAGGCCGCTGTCTACGCGTTCGAGACACATCCGCAAGACGAGGCGCAGGTCTTTGGAAGCATGCTCGACGAGGCTCTCGAGAGCGAGTCGGCTCCCGAACAGGTCAACTTCATCGCTTGGTCCACCGCGATCGATCCGGACGCGAGCCGCGAGCAACTCGAAGAGGCGCGTCGCGCGGTCGAGAAGGTGGTCGACGAGCAGGACGACCGCCTCGAGATTCGCGATACACTCGCTACGCTCAATTACCGCTTGGCACGCAAGTTGTCTGGAGATAGACGCCTCGAGCTCATCGACGAGGCTATCGACATCGAAAGGGCCGTGTTCCGAGAGGCGACGCCGACTTCGGGGCTCATGGGCGACGGCAAGGTCACCTTTGCCAGCCAACTCGCCCGATTCTTGAGCTACCGCCGCGAGATTGCCGGGCCGATCATCGAAGACAATGTGTTCGCCGAGCCGCCCACACTACGCTTCGACCCGTCTGACGACGGTTCGATGGTGATTCGTGCGCCGGGAGGCGCTGCGTCCACGTCCGTGGCCATCTACGCGTCGGCGCGTGTCGAAGGGAAGGTTCGCGGGCTGGTCTTGACCTGTCTCGAGGCGGGCAAAGAGGAGGCGACGATCGACAACCACGATGCGCTAGCCAAGTGGCCGAATAACCTTCGGCTGGTCACCGGGCTCGTCGAGCCGGTCGACACGTGTGACACCGAGCTGCAGTTCTGGCCGATGTCGCCCGAGATCCAGAAGCTGCCGTGA
- a CDS encoding M48 family metallopeptidase, whose translation MNFVDTRSSGSTQRALVALLTTFVLAAAGLGASGCATGTGGEVTDAAADVLLPPREEERLGRQLQRQVLEEMTVLENESVQQYVDQLGAKVVRAAGGKPKGIDYSFTVLKDDQVNAFAMPGGDIYVYTGLMKAAKSEAELMSVLAHEVAHVTERHIAEQLVAQYGLQALAGAALGNNPGVVSQILASVAGQGYLLKFSRSAESQADRTGLRYLVRAGYDPAAFVDFFQTMEQQGGARPPEFLSSHPSPKNRISQLRQLIARIDNPPTEMGRERYQQMLQTLNGQPARTGSGSTDDTRRRRSTTDDDSASETDDTTQDTNTDTQRRRRRR comes from the coding sequence ATGAACTTTGTAGATACACGCAGTTCTGGCAGTACCCAACGCGCGCTGGTGGCGCTGTTGACGACTTTCGTGCTCGCTGCGGCGGGTCTGGGCGCCAGCGGATGCGCCACGGGCACCGGCGGCGAAGTGACCGACGCGGCGGCCGACGTGCTGTTGCCTCCGCGCGAGGAGGAGCGACTGGGTCGCCAACTCCAAAGGCAAGTGCTCGAGGAGATGACCGTTCTCGAGAACGAGAGCGTCCAGCAGTATGTGGATCAATTGGGCGCCAAGGTGGTGCGCGCGGCCGGCGGCAAGCCCAAAGGCATCGACTACTCGTTTACCGTACTCAAAGACGACCAGGTCAACGCCTTTGCGATGCCCGGCGGAGACATTTACGTCTACACCGGGTTGATGAAGGCCGCCAAAAGCGAGGCGGAGTTGATGAGCGTGCTCGCCCACGAGGTCGCCCACGTCACCGAGCGTCATATCGCCGAGCAACTCGTCGCCCAGTATGGTCTGCAAGCGCTCGCCGGCGCCGCGTTGGGCAACAACCCGGGGGTGGTCTCCCAGATCTTGGCCAGTGTGGCCGGCCAAGGCTATTTGCTCAAGTTCAGCCGCTCGGCCGAATCGCAGGCCGACCGCACCGGGCTTCGCTACCTGGTGCGCGCCGGGTACGACCCGGCGGCCTTCGTCGACTTTTTCCAGACGATGGAGCAGCAGGGAGGCGCGCGGCCGCCCGAGTTCTTGTCGAGCCACCCCTCTCCGAAAAATCGAATCAGTCAACTGCGCCAACTCATCGCGCGCATCGATAATCCGCCCACCGAGATGGGCCGAGAGCGCTACCAGCAGATGCTGCAGACCTTGAACGGCCAGCCGGCGCGTACCGGCAGCGGCTCGACTGACGACACCCGGCGTCGGCGCAGCACCACCGACGACGACAGCGCGTCGGAGACCGACGACACCACCCAAGACACCAATACCGACACGCAGAGGCGCAGGCGTCGGCGCTAA
- a CDS encoding hybrid sensor histidine kinase/response regulator encodes MRSSLHVDLLQRVQGMIKSAFQAGDETSTSVADLVEEHFPAALLLVALDGRIIDANQRAAEFLERDPRDVRGLSLDQLAPDDCQDTVELLLARARRESTMQTCELQLESSSGRQIDVLVQCRPTEVDNEKRLLMCMCDISRWRSADPRKLLFEEQLQHSQKMEALGQLASGIAHDFNNLLTLITGYSRVLLDDTDPTSTHHQHLQKIARASKQATDLVAQLLAFSRDDGPRAAVVNLNQVLIDFESMLQRIIGEDIELDARLDPDLQNIRISPNQLDQVLMNLTVNARDAMPDGGQLLFDTAGVYLGNSRPPSLRHLSSGPYVKLTVADNGIGMSPEVAERIFEPFFTTKDLGEGTGLGLATARSIVRQYGGAITVQSEPGNGTTFELYFPTADSSVDSMRQTPMHGFPAVGSEQILLVDDHRDVRELAAQILASQGYRVTEAPLHGGSIQLDPVARYSLAIIDAGQPRPAVEKLVAQLRDGQPDIKILFLAGYRGPEADSPHTRVLRKPFTPDGLTRTVRELLDEPQ; translated from the coding sequence ATGCGCAGTTCGCTGCACGTCGACCTACTGCAGAGGGTTCAAGGGATGATCAAGAGTGCGTTTCAAGCCGGCGATGAGACTTCGACTTCGGTCGCAGATCTTGTCGAAGAGCACTTCCCGGCGGCGCTCCTGCTCGTCGCCCTCGACGGGCGCATCATCGACGCCAACCAGCGCGCCGCCGAGTTTCTAGAGCGCGACCCTCGAGACGTGCGCGGCCTCTCGCTCGACCAACTCGCTCCCGATGATTGCCAAGACACCGTCGAACTTTTGTTGGCTCGCGCCCGACGCGAATCGACAATGCAGACGTGTGAACTCCAGCTCGAGTCGAGCAGCGGACGACAGATCGACGTGCTCGTCCAGTGCCGTCCCACCGAAGTGGACAACGAAAAGCGCCTGTTGATGTGCATGTGCGACATCTCGCGGTGGCGCAGCGCCGACCCGCGAAAGCTGCTGTTCGAAGAGCAACTGCAGCACTCCCAGAAGATGGAGGCGCTGGGCCAGTTGGCCAGCGGCATTGCCCATGATTTCAACAACCTGCTGACCTTGATCACCGGCTACAGCCGGGTGCTGCTCGACGACACCGACCCGACTTCGACCCACCACCAGCACCTCCAGAAGATTGCGCGCGCCAGCAAGCAGGCCACCGACCTGGTGGCTCAACTCTTGGCCTTTAGCCGCGATGACGGACCTCGCGCGGCGGTGGTGAACTTGAACCAGGTCTTGATCGACTTCGAGTCGATGCTCCAGCGCATCATCGGTGAAGACATCGAGCTGGACGCCCGGCTCGACCCGGACCTGCAGAATATCCGCATCAGCCCCAACCAGCTCGACCAGGTGTTGATGAACTTGACCGTCAACGCCCGCGACGCCATGCCCGACGGCGGCCAGCTGCTCTTTGACACCGCTGGCGTCTACCTGGGCAACAGCCGACCGCCGAGCCTTCGCCACCTCTCCTCGGGCCCGTACGTCAAATTGACGGTCGCCGACAACGGCATCGGCATGAGCCCGGAGGTCGCCGAGCGCATCTTCGAGCCGTTCTTCACCACCAAAGACCTGGGCGAGGGAACCGGCCTGGGCCTGGCGACGGCGCGAAGCATCGTGCGCCAGTACGGCGGCGCGATCACCGTGCAGAGCGAGCCCGGCAACGGCACCACCTTCGAGCTGTACTTCCCGACCGCCGACAGCAGCGTCGACAGCATGCGCCAGACTCCGATGCACGGCTTCCCGGCGGTCGGCAGCGAGCAGATTCTGCTCGTCGACGACCACCGCGACGTGCGCGAACTCGCCGCCCAGATCCTCGCCTCCCAGGGCTACCGCGTCACCGAAGCGCCGCTGCACGGGGGATCGATCCAGCTCGACCCCGTCGCTCGCTACTCCCTGGCGATCATCGACGCCGGCCAGCCTCGGCCCGCCGTCGAAAAACTCGTCGCCCAGCTTCGCGACGGGCAACCGGACATCAAAATTCTCTTCTTGGCCGGATATCGAGGCCCCGAGGCCGACTCGCCGCACACCCGCGTGCTGCGCAAGCCGTTCACTCCCGACGGGCTGACCCGCACGGTGCGCGAACTGCTCGACGAGCCACAATAG
- a CDS encoding endonuclease/exonuclease/phosphatase family protein has translation MTSLKVWKGLFVVAAIAALAACGDDDGEGNGTQNNGEPQGATATFETYNVGLARGFVPQAEARVQPVADAIAQSPADVMCLQEVWLFQDEQGEWSTGQIDALTSGASESFPYNYFEVTELGESVSCSQEEADPLETCVRANCDGVSNDELSTCALNNCGEELNGLSSPCQECVFGQIGGSIDDILNACTGDGASEFSYNGHNGLLLLSRHELRDTEITSFESTIVQRSALHAVMTVPEFGDVDVYCTHLAANLSDVPYPGDAFSGYEEEQAAQIDALLAWIDETSTTGNVVLMGDMNNGPAKGELDAEFAANYQKFVDAEYASPYIAQDSPECTFCGTNTLVGGDSNKAIDHVFLDFTMPYGLLDVARVYDETVDVGGEQLHLSDHYGVRVTVESQE, from the coding sequence ATGACATCGCTGAAAGTATGGAAAGGGCTATTCGTCGTCGCTGCTATCGCTGCTCTGGCGGCGTGTGGAGACGACGACGGCGAGGGAAACGGCACGCAGAATAACGGCGAGCCGCAGGGCGCCACGGCGACCTTCGAGACCTACAACGTCGGACTCGCCCGCGGCTTCGTGCCGCAGGCCGAGGCGCGCGTGCAACCGGTGGCCGACGCGATCGCGCAGTCGCCGGCGGACGTGATGTGCCTGCAGGAGGTCTGGTTGTTCCAGGACGAGCAGGGCGAGTGGTCGACCGGCCAGATCGACGCGCTGACAAGTGGGGCGTCGGAGAGTTTCCCGTACAACTACTTCGAGGTTACCGAGCTCGGCGAGAGCGTCAGTTGCAGCCAGGAGGAGGCCGACCCGCTCGAGACGTGCGTGCGCGCCAACTGTGACGGCGTCTCCAACGACGAGCTGAGCACCTGCGCGCTGAACAACTGCGGTGAGGAGCTCAACGGCCTGTCGAGCCCGTGCCAAGAGTGCGTCTTCGGCCAAATTGGCGGCTCGATCGACGATATCCTCAACGCGTGCACCGGCGACGGCGCCAGCGAGTTCTCGTATAACGGCCACAATGGCTTGTTGTTGCTGAGCCGCCACGAGCTGCGTGACACCGAGATCACGAGCTTCGAGAGCACCATCGTCCAGCGAAGCGCGCTGCACGCGGTGATGACGGTGCCCGAGTTCGGCGACGTCGACGTCTACTGCACCCACCTGGCTGCGAACCTGAGCGACGTGCCTTACCCGGGCGACGCCTTCTCGGGCTACGAGGAGGAGCAGGCCGCCCAGATCGACGCGCTGCTGGCCTGGATCGACGAGACTTCGACCACCGGCAACGTCGTGTTGATGGGCGACATGAACAACGGTCCGGCCAAAGGCGAGCTCGACGCCGAGTTTGCTGCGAACTATCAGAAATTCGTCGACGCCGAGTACGCCTCGCCGTACATCGCGCAGGACTCGCCGGAGTGCACCTTCTGCGGGACAAACACGCTGGTGGGCGGCGACTCGAACAAGGCCATCGACCACGTCTTCTTGGACTTCACCATGCCGTACGGTCTGCTCGACGTGGCGCGTGTTTACGACGAGACGGTCGACGTGGGCGGCGAGCAGCTGCACCTGTCCGACCACTACGGGGTGCGCGTGACGGTCGAGAGCCAAGAGTAA
- a CDS encoding AMP-dependent synthetase/ligase, with protein MALDYTTYESLTDLEYRNLVEIYHHSIDHFAEQKLFGVKRDGQYQWMSYADFGERVERCRAALASMGVEHGDTVAIISNNRPEWAIGAYATYTLGARWCPMYEAQAEKEWAYIINDSDAKIAFVANADIRQTLAEMCEAGDISLDHIVHFDGPREDSFDALLEGSEPNVEAVEPDGDDICGLIYTSGTTGDPKGVLLSHHNIASNVEAIHSFNIIAPDDISLSFLPWAHSFGQTAELHGMFATGASMGLVESISTITENLQEIRPTLLFSVPRIFNRIYNGIQTKLEEEGGLKKTLFEKALQNSDRLRNQQQQEGQAHTTTKLLDKFYDKLVFQKVRQRFGGRLKYAVSGGAKLSPEIAYFIDNMHISVMEGYGLTETSPIVSVNAPGQHKIGSVGKPVTGVEVKIEKHKEHESEFGEVCVRGPNIMKGYYKKPDKTAEVIDEDGWFHTGDLGCIDEDGFLWIEGRAKEEFKLSNGKYVSPGPLEEKLKLAPHVDQVMLEGHNHPFNVAIVNVDKEALQHWAEKNGVPTDNLTQRPEVRELIESEIEEQSADFKNYERPRKVIIVDDEWTPENGVLTPTLKLKRRVIYERYEDNIDDVYEDADED; from the coding sequence GTGGCGCTCGACTACACCACCTACGAATCGCTTACGGATCTCGAGTACCGCAACCTCGTCGAGATCTATCACCACAGCATCGACCATTTTGCCGAGCAAAAACTGTTCGGCGTCAAACGAGACGGCCAGTACCAGTGGATGTCCTACGCCGACTTCGGCGAGCGCGTCGAGCGCTGCCGCGCGGCCCTGGCGTCCATGGGCGTCGAGCATGGCGATACCGTCGCCATCATCAGCAACAACCGCCCGGAGTGGGCCATCGGCGCCTACGCCACCTACACCCTGGGCGCGCGTTGGTGTCCGATGTACGAAGCCCAGGCCGAGAAGGAATGGGCGTATATCATCAACGACAGCGACGCCAAAATCGCGTTTGTCGCCAACGCCGACATCCGTCAAACCCTCGCCGAAATGTGCGAGGCCGGCGACATCTCGCTCGATCATATCGTCCACTTCGACGGCCCGCGCGAAGACAGCTTCGACGCCCTGCTCGAAGGCTCCGAGCCCAACGTCGAGGCCGTCGAGCCCGACGGCGACGATATCTGCGGGCTGATCTACACCTCGGGGACCACCGGCGACCCCAAGGGAGTGCTGCTCAGCCACCACAACATCGCCTCGAACGTCGAGGCCATCCACAGCTTCAATATCATCGCCCCCGACGATATCAGCCTGTCGTTTCTGCCCTGGGCGCACTCTTTCGGGCAGACCGCCGAGCTGCACGGCATGTTCGCCACCGGCGCGTCGATGGGGCTGGTCGAGAGCATCTCGACGATCACCGAGAACCTCCAGGAGATTCGCCCCACCCTCTTGTTCAGCGTGCCGCGTATCTTCAACCGCATCTACAACGGCATCCAAACAAAGCTCGAGGAGGAAGGCGGCCTCAAGAAGACGCTGTTCGAGAAGGCGCTGCAAAACTCCGATCGGCTGCGCAACCAACAACAGCAGGAGGGCCAGGCGCACACGACCACCAAGCTGCTCGACAAATTCTACGACAAGCTCGTCTTCCAGAAGGTGCGCCAGCGCTTCGGCGGCCGGCTCAAGTACGCCGTCAGCGGCGGCGCCAAGCTCAGCCCCGAGATCGCCTACTTCATCGACAACATGCACATCTCGGTGATGGAAGGCTACGGCCTCACGGAAACCTCGCCGATTGTATCGGTCAACGCCCCGGGCCAGCACAAGATCGGCAGCGTCGGCAAGCCGGTGACTGGCGTCGAGGTCAAAATCGAGAAGCACAAGGAGCACGAATCGGAGTTCGGCGAGGTCTGCGTGCGCGGGCCCAACATCATGAAGGGCTACTACAAAAAGCCCGACAAGACCGCCGAGGTGATCGACGAGGACGGCTGGTTCCACACCGGCGACTTGGGCTGCATCGACGAAGATGGCTTTCTGTGGATCGAGGGGCGCGCCAAAGAGGAGTTCAAACTCTCCAACGGCAAATACGTCAGCCCCGGCCCCCTCGAAGAAAAGCTCAAGCTCGCCCCGCACGTCGACCAGGTCATGCTCGAGGGGCACAACCACCCGTTCAACGTCGCCATCGTCAATGTCGACAAAGAGGCGCTCCAGCATTGGGCCGAGAAGAACGGCGTGCCCACTGACAACCTGACCCAACGCCCGGAGGTGCGCGAGCTCATCGAGTCCGAGATCGAAGAGCAGTCGGCAGACTTCAAGAACTACGAAAGGCCTCGCAAAGTGATCATCGTCGACGACGAGTGGACCCCCGAAAACGGAGTGCTCACTCCCACGCTCAAGCTCAAGCGTCGCGTGATCTACGAGCGCTACGAAGACAATATCGACGACGTCTACGAAGACGCCGACGAGGACTGA
- a CDS encoding PQQ-dependent sugar dehydrogenase, translating to MTVILSGCERKAAREDASNFEQSSTDNPTGGGPPPDRPTRTGDEPSSTGEESQDYCRLVERGYGPRGEVAVRAEEVVDGLEVPWGILFMGDGDLLVTERAGRLRLVRDGRLVNAPVATVEVAANGEGGLLGIQAHPDFESNHRFYLFYTADKGDATVNRVEMWQLSQDGEALSARPKKVIVDDIPAARFHNGGRMRLGPDDMLYIGTGDARNPDYAQDPEVLAGKVLRVTPGGDIPPDNPYGDSPVYLIGVRNTQGFDWRDTSTMLVSDHGPSGEMGRTGHDEINVAVPGENLGWPTIYGCQDEPKMSPPSLTWDTAVPPGGAAIYTGDAIGEWKGSLMVGTLGSRHLHRVAFDGDSRRVERHETYFVGDPPEGYGRLREVIMGPDGHLYVTTSNCDGRGSCPPDGDKILRIVPE from the coding sequence ATGACTGTGATACTTAGCGGGTGTGAGCGTAAGGCCGCCCGGGAGGATGCATCGAACTTCGAGCAGAGCAGCACCGATAACCCGACCGGCGGCGGACCGCCACCCGACCGCCCAACCCGAACCGGCGACGAACCGAGTTCAACAGGGGAGGAATCGCAGGATTACTGCCGACTTGTCGAGCGGGGTTACGGACCGCGCGGCGAGGTCGCCGTGCGCGCCGAGGAGGTCGTCGACGGCCTCGAAGTCCCATGGGGCATCCTATTTATGGGAGACGGAGACTTGTTGGTGACCGAACGGGCCGGCCGGCTACGACTGGTGCGTGACGGCCGACTCGTCAACGCTCCCGTCGCCACCGTCGAGGTCGCGGCCAACGGTGAGGGCGGGTTGCTGGGCATTCAAGCCCATCCGGACTTCGAGTCCAACCACCGGTTTTATCTCTTCTACACGGCCGACAAAGGCGACGCGACGGTCAACCGCGTCGAGATGTGGCAGCTAAGCCAAGACGGCGAGGCGCTCAGTGCTCGTCCCAAGAAGGTCATCGTCGACGATATCCCCGCCGCGCGCTTCCACAACGGGGGACGCATGCGCCTGGGACCCGACGACATGCTCTATATCGGCACCGGCGACGCCCGAAACCCGGACTACGCCCAAGACCCCGAGGTGCTCGCCGGCAAGGTGCTGCGCGTCACTCCCGGCGGCGACATCCCGCCTGACAACCCCTATGGCGACAGCCCCGTCTACCTCATCGGCGTGCGCAACACGCAGGGATTCGACTGGCGCGACACGTCGACGATGTTGGTGAGCGACCACGGCCCGTCGGGCGAGATGGGCCGTACCGGCCACGACGAGATCAACGTCGCCGTCCCCGGCGAGAACCTGGGCTGGCCGACGATCTACGGATGCCAAGACGAGCCGAAGATGAGCCCGCCCTCGTTGACGTGGGATACCGCGGTGCCGCCGGGAGGCGCGGCCATCTACACGGGCGACGCCATCGGCGAGTGGAAGGGAAGCTTGATGGTGGGCACGCTCGGCTCGAGACACCTGCACCGAGTCGCCTTCGACGGCGACAGCCGCCGGGTCGAACGTCACGAGACCTATTTTGTGGGCGATCCACCCGAAGGATACGGGCGGCTTCGCGAGGTCATCATGGGACCCGACGGCCATCTGTACGTGACCACCAGCAATTGTGACGGGCGGGGGAGTTGCCCGCCCGACGGAGACAAGATTCTGCGAATCGTGCCCGAATAA